A single region of the Novosphingobium sp. SL115 genome encodes:
- the aroC gene encoding chorismate synthase, with translation MSLNSFGHMFRFTTWGESHGPALGAVVDGCPPGLPISEADIQPFLDARRPGQSRFTTQRQEPDQVKILSGVFEGRTTGTPISLMIENVDQRSKDYGDVAKAYRPGHADYAYDAKYGFRDYRGGGRSSARETAARVAAGGVARLVIPEVTILGWVSAIGGDAIDMANFDATEIGRNPFFCPDAQAAARWEKLVDEARKAGSSLGAVVECVATGVPAGWGAPLYAKLDAELAHAMMGINAVKGVEIGDGFAAAANTGEGNADPMRPGNDGPIFTANHAGGIAGGISTGQPVSVRVAFKPTSSILTPMPTITREGEATELLTKGRHDPCVGIRGVPVVEAMMALVLADQKLLHRGQCGA, from the coding sequence GGCGAAAGCCATGGTCCTGCGCTGGGCGCGGTGGTTGATGGGTGCCCGCCGGGTCTGCCCATCAGCGAAGCAGACATTCAGCCGTTCCTCGATGCGCGCCGCCCCGGCCAGTCGCGCTTTACCACGCAGCGGCAGGAACCCGATCAGGTGAAGATCCTGTCGGGCGTGTTCGAAGGCCGCACCACCGGCACCCCGATCAGCCTGATGATCGAGAATGTCGATCAGCGGTCAAAGGATTATGGCGATGTGGCCAAGGCCTATCGCCCCGGTCATGCCGACTATGCCTATGACGCCAAATACGGCTTCCGCGATTATCGCGGTGGAGGCCGGTCCAGCGCGCGCGAAACTGCCGCGCGGGTGGCGGCAGGCGGCGTGGCGCGGCTTGTCATCCCCGAAGTGACCATTCTGGGCTGGGTGAGTGCCATTGGCGGCGATGCCATCGACATGGCCAATTTTGACGCGACAGAGATTGGCCGCAACCCGTTCTTCTGCCCCGATGCGCAGGCGGCTGCCCGCTGGGAAAAGCTGGTAGACGAAGCGCGCAAGGCGGGATCGTCGCTGGGCGCAGTGGTGGAATGCGTGGCCACGGGCGTTCCCGCAGGCTGGGGCGCGCCGCTTTATGCCAAGCTGGATGCCGAACTTGCCCATGCGATGATGGGCATCAACGCGGTGAAGGGCGTGGAAATTGGCGATGGCTTTGCCGCTGCTGCCAATACCGGCGAAGGCAACGCCGATCCCATGCGGCCCGGGAACGATGGTCCGATCTTCACTGCCAACCACGCCGGCGGCATTGCGGGCGGCATTTCCACCGGCCAGCCGGTCAGCGTGCGCGTGGCGTTTAAGCCTACCTCGTCGATCCTGACGCCGATGCCCACGATCACGCGCGAGGGCGAGGCGACCGAACTGTTGACCAAGGGCCGCCATGACCCCTGCGTGGGCATTCGCGGCGTGCCCGTGGTCGAAGCGATGATGGCGCTGGTTCTGGCCGATCAGAAACTGCTGCATCGTGGGCAGTGTGGGGCGTAA
- a CDS encoding DUF6491 family protein produces the protein MKRMTPTLCIIASLALAGCAAQERKGNDGRRSDVPAAKVVGEAVNCVPLATIRESVVRDDWTIDFRTGANRWYRNTLPRRCNGLGFERAFSYATSQTQLCNVDIITVIVTNGGPINRGSCGLGSFTPIELAPTKTAK, from the coding sequence ATGAAGCGCATGACTCCGACCCTGTGCATTATCGCATCGCTGGCGCTGGCCGGATGCGCCGCGCAAGAGCGTAAGGGCAACGATGGCCGCCGCAGCGATGTTCCTGCCGCCAAAGTGGTGGGCGAAGCGGTCAATTGCGTGCCACTTGCCACCATCCGCGAAAGCGTGGTGCGCGACGACTGGACCATCGATTTCCGCACCGGCGCCAACCGCTGGTATCGTAACACCCTGCCCCGCCGCTGCAATGGCCTGGGCTTCGAACGCGCGTTTTCCTATGCCACGTCGCAGACCCAGCTTTGCAACGTGGACATCATCACGGTGATCGTCACCAACGGCGGGCCGATCAATCGCGGATCATGCGGATTAGGCAGCTTCACCCCGATTGAACTGGCCCCGACCAAAACGGCAAAGTAG
- a CDS encoding dicarboxylate/amino acid:cation symporter, whose translation MARRLTYFILIGMVLGILVGYALNVSYPKGDATLASVADTLKLLPDVFLRLIKMIVAPLVLATIVTGIASMGDSAALGRIGGRSLAWFVTFSFVSISLGLVLVNLLKPGVGLELTPTGDLGELATGDFTFRHFVLSVFPASPIEAMAKNDILQVLVFSLFAGIALSAVGEKGAPLVRGAEALAQVMLTVTGYVMRFAPFAVFGAISSVIAVRGLGIIVTYGKLVGSFYLAMLILWCVLIAAGGLFLGGRVFTLVRYIREPLLLAYSTASSEAALPKLFEQLDRFGVPRRISGFVLPLGYSFNLDGSMIYTSFAALFIAQAYGIDLPISAQIVMLLTLMVTSKGIAGVPRASLVVIAATLNQFGLPVEGIALVLGVDHFLDMGRSATNVVGNAVATSVVTKWEGMLQPPLDPDAEPLHAPSHTAADGRAGLNLDPVNFES comes from the coding sequence TTGGCACGGCGCCTGACCTACTTCATCCTGATCGGCATGGTGCTGGGCATCCTTGTCGGATACGCGCTTAACGTGTCCTATCCCAAAGGCGATGCCACACTGGCGTCCGTGGCCGACACGCTGAAGCTGCTGCCTGACGTTTTCCTGCGGCTTATCAAGATGATCGTCGCGCCGCTGGTGCTGGCCACCATCGTCACCGGCATTGCCAGTATGGGCGACAGTGCAGCGCTGGGGCGCATTGGCGGGCGATCGCTGGCGTGGTTCGTCACCTTCAGCTTCGTATCAATCAGCCTTGGTCTGGTGCTGGTCAACCTGCTGAAGCCCGGCGTGGGGCTGGAACTGACGCCGACGGGCGATCTGGGTGAACTTGCCACCGGCGATTTCACCTTCCGCCACTTCGTGCTGTCGGTGTTCCCGGCCAGCCCGATCGAAGCGATGGCCAAGAACGACATCCTGCAGGTTCTGGTGTTCTCGCTGTTTGCCGGGATCGCCCTGTCTGCCGTGGGTGAAAAGGGCGCGCCACTGGTGCGCGGGGCCGAGGCGCTGGCGCAAGTCATGCTGACGGTCACCGGCTACGTCATGCGCTTTGCCCCGTTTGCGGTGTTCGGCGCTATTTCGTCGGTCATCGCGGTGCGCGGGCTTGGCATTATCGTGACTTATGGCAAGCTGGTCGGGTCGTTCTACCTTGCCATGCTGATCTTGTGGTGCGTGCTGATCGCGGCGGGCGGGCTGTTCCTGGGGGGACGAGTGTTCACGCTGGTTCGCTATATCCGCGAGCCGCTGCTGCTGGCCTATTCCACCGCCAGTTCCGAAGCCGCGCTGCCCAAGCTGTTCGAACAGCTTGACCGGTTTGGCGTACCACGCCGCATTTCCGGCTTCGTGCTGCCGCTGGGCTACAGCTTCAACCTTGACGGGTCGATGATCTATACCAGTTTTGCTGCCCTGTTCATCGCGCAGGCTTATGGCATCGACTTGCCGATCAGCGCGCAGATCGTGATGCTGCTGACGCTGATGGTCACGTCAAAGGGCATTGCCGGGGTGCCGCGCGCCAGCCTGGTGGTGATCGCGGCTACGCTCAACCAGTTCGGCCTGCCGGTGGAAGGCATTGCGCTGGTGCTGGGCGTCGATCACTTCCTCGATATGGGGCGCAGCGCCACCAATGTTGTCGGTAATGCGGTGGCCACCTCGGTCGTCACCAAATGGGAAGGCATGTTGCAACCGCCACTGGACCCGGACGCCGAACCGCTGCACGCACCATCGCACACGGCGGCGGATGGCCGGGCAGGGTTGAATCTTGATCCGGTCAACTTCGAGAGTTGA